The Cardiocondyla obscurior isolate alpha-2009 linkage group LG05, Cobs3.1, whole genome shotgun sequence genomic sequence ACTCCGTCGCGGTACGATGacccttttttatttccctcccCGTAACGACGCCGTCGCGGGAAGCATAGGCGTGGCTTTCTTTTGTAATGCGCGGGTATGCGACttagttattaattacgacTTTCGATTAAGTAAGCGGATTAGCGTTATTGTAAAAGCGCGCGCGTGTCGAGCATGCCGCTCGCTTAACGACGCCTAGTAAATCGCTCAAATTTGTTACACACACAATACAATTAGCTACACTCGATTCGAGACCGTTGCTGCCTGAATAGAAAAATCAacccgcgcgataaacgccatCCGTTCAGATATTCGACGCGACAAATTACCACTGCCGTTTGTAaattccgtaaaaaaaatttaaaaaaaaaacgaaaataaataaaaagaaaactgggACACATAGGAATTGCAAGCTcgggaagaaatagaaaaaaaaagtaattaatagcagagttattgaattaaatttgttaattcaGAGAGTTGAACTTAAGGTCTACCTAGTGATAcataactatatatatatacatataatatatatgtatagtttcATAAAAGTCTCggcgtataaatttattcgcgcgtcgcgacacgcgcgaataaattcatatccagtaagaaaaaaaaaaaaagtccatCCAAGCAGGCGAAGGAATAAGTAACGTGCAGGGAGAAGATATCATCTtgatatacttttaaatttacaagaagagagaagaggagaggaaggaagagaaaaacgagCGACTCGTCGAGAAAAGTAGACGCGAGACTATTGGTAGAAGGAAAGCATCTCATTACACGTATAAATTAGATAGGATGCGTATTTTAAGTATCTCCGTCGTCACGTACGAGTGTATGCGACCGGTGCGTGCTCGCGCGACGACCCGGCGAGAGGGGTATCTAAGGAAGGAAGACGCAGAGTAGGCGCTTCTAAAGACCCTGCTCTGTGCCTTTTTCCTCACCTTCGTTCATCTAACGCCTTGTCGAAGGAAGGACGGGAGTCACTTTCAGAATTCTGACGAGATACAGGACGTCGACTGCCATATATTATCATATCGCCATCATGCTGTATCAGCTGACTGATAGGCACGGTGACCTCTTCCCGGTTCCTGTTCATTGTCAGAACCCTGAGGGTGCTCGCGTTCCGTTAGATAAACGAAGGTACATCTTTGGGAAATAACTGCGAGACCCTAGGCATCTAGATCGACGATCGTTGCATTGTTCAGCATCTGCGAACGGTGGATTTCGCAGCTTTCAGATTATGCGCGCGAGCTCGGACCTACGGAATGCCTATTACCGAGAGAATGGGTTATTACCTTGCACATACGGTTGCACATGCATCTCTTCGAAGGCTACAGAATCGTGACCCTTTCGGAAAGTACCGTGTCTCCTAAACGATCGTGATTCGGCCAACGGACACGCTGCCAAACCATCGTATcaatgcgcgaaggaacgaaaaaaagataacgtattatttttataatttgccATCTTTGTATTATTGTTACGATGGTTGATGAGGActtgtataaaaaagaaaaacaccCTAGCgtttaacttacacaaaaacCGCGTCACTCGCCTAAACGACATTTAACACGAACATACAATCGACATGATACATCCTCCTAAACACGTAACAAATTTGTCAAATAAGTTAGATGAACTCGTGAACACGGCCATCAGCCGTTACGCAGCACAATGTGGAAACGATTGTAACattagaaacaaaattttgcgATTGGTAAATCTATATCTAGTAGTGATGGAAAAAAAGTTTGCCGCTTTTACAAGAGAAACCGCTCTCCGGACGTCGAACTTGGCCCTGCCAAGACTGCCGAATGATGAAGGCCTAAAGCTGCGCCAATTAAACtgatcaattaatttatttttatcgagaatCCATTTACAGAGTAAATTCCAGAACCTTgcggaaaatataaatttcaaaaaccTATCGACGATGTGGGagacaacttttttttttttttttaacaaacattTCTAAGTCATAATTATGTtaaacgcaaaattaaataatcctgtcttaattaaaatcgtcaaGAAATCTTTTAATAGCTTCGCTCGGTATTTCTCTCAAGAAGAAAGTTTGCTCTGCATTCAATTTAAtcttaatatcattttttaatgttgGGACAACGACTCTAACGTaatgtagaaaaatttaatgtatcaaAGTAGCACCGATCGATCGGTGTTGGTGCAAGCAACTGGCTCCGGATCGCgcttgaaaaattaagtagACCGTTAGAGAGCTAGAgctacgtaaaaataattcatatcaTTAAGAGCGTGAGATAGCGATTGCGAATTGAAGGtaacgagggagaaagagaaggggatagtcgttttttttacattcgtctctctctttctctggaCTGCGTTTCGTGGACCGGACACGTGCGATTGCACGTGCACGTGGGATCCGCGGTGACGCGTATTTAGCTCAAGCtttcctttttatattctgtaaATACagcgaatataaataaaaatggtgaacatttttatagttaattttataatttatttactacGGAAGAGGCACTGCTCGTCTCTCTTTGTCGACCGTCGTCGCACGAGTGAAACGATCAAGTTTTAAGAGTAAAATAGGAGCGTGCATACTACAGAACACACGTTACACacgtatacatacacataGACACGCGCACGACTGTAGATAATTTGTAACAGTTGCTATTGTCAAGTACCACGTACACGTATAAAGCGACGTATGCTGATATATATCATTGCATATTATACTGATAACGATTAATAAAAGGTAATGTTGAAAATTGAAGGCCTCTCTGCGAGAAAGTGCAAATGCCAATGctttatttcagatttaatttattccattaattatttcctatcaatttttaaataagtttaatacggtttatttcataaaaataatatgtatttatttaaccAGTAAAATTGATGTTACTCTTACTTTATTAAACTTTAGAATTGTACATATTAAAGGAATGAATGCTAACATAATTGCTTAAAAAATgtgttagtttttttttttttttttttttacgaggtTCTtagaatttatgaaaattatatgtatcgTAGTTCAAGTATGTCTGTTCAGTTCCTTAAgtattttttctcttaatttttgtaatttatttaattaagaatgtaagatattttttttttttttattaatttttataaaataaaattacccaCATCCACCCTTTTTACAGCAGCTCCGTTTTGGAGGACGATAGCTGCGACTACTATCGCCCATTAAAGGATTATATTCTacaaatagaattaatatttatatggaTATGtagtttaaatttatcgtataattataaatatgatttataaCGCGAATTTCTTACCCGTTTTTAAAGACTTTGATTTTGTACTTGTACTAGGAGTATCATCGTCAGTTGCATTACCGAGTCTTATacctacatttttattttccaacaGTTTCAAAACCTTttgcctctttttctctttctcctaagcaaaggaaataaattcctctaatttatttaaaaaaatataggcCATAATCTTAATACACTGAGTAACATATAGGAAATACTACCTCTTCCTCCCTGATTTGTGCTAATTCACGACTTTTATCATATGCATCTTGCATTTTCTGTCGTGCCAGTTCCACATTTTGCGACAACTGTGGTAATTCGTCGGTTTCTAAGCACACAATagtattgtaaattatttgttgCCCATCAAGCAAAGATTGGGAGACAAATCATTTACTCACTCTTCCCTAGTGCAACATCTTCCTGATTCCTAGAGATTCTccaacttttatatttttcttggaTGTGTGGAAACGTATACAACGCAATGATACCTAACCCTACGATGTACCACCCTACAGAAGCAATTTGAGCCCAAACTGAAATGCAATGTTTAAATCAGAATGAACGAAGAGAAATTAATAGCACGAATGCCACAAATGTAAACAACGGAGCATACATGCATGCTCCAGCGATACCTACTCGTTTGGAAGTAGCCCGGATTATCGACGTGTTCCATATTTCTATAACCTTTTTCAAGACGACGTTTACAAAGACTTTAACTAACAAACCATCGATCGTTGAcagacaaattttttaatgatttagtGACTCCTAAGCACAAAATGCAACAACGCATCGCATCATATGTCGAGACCTCTCCAATAACGTGCACTGTACATACATACTTGGTGACTTTCGAAATTGATTCGTCACCGTGTAAACCGAACATTATTTCCTAGCATCAGCTTTTCTAGAGAAAAACGAAGGAGCAGACTACCGACTATACCGACAACTTTAACGTGGGACTGTCCTGTTCACTACCGTTGCTAACAGCGGTTGGTATCAGCTAATCGTGTGCGATTCGCGAAATGTAAtgctgaaattttttaattaattaaattttgcgacTCACCGATTTGTAGGGGTGGAGCAGAATTATGCGGCTACGTTGCACATGCGATGTCGTCACTTTGTGGCACACGTTCGATatcctgtaacaaaaataattaaataatttatagtttttcatatataattaataagtaccAAAGTACCACTCATAATAATGAACAAGTAAAAAGTTACGTACCCTGTTGCTGCTCCACCATTGCCAGATGCCCTTCCAAGGCCtcgtcctcctctcagatggttCTTTTGTTCCCTCAGAAGTTTCCTCTTCACGTTGCACTGGCACGACGACACTCGTAGACCACATATCGCACATACACGACGCTAATCTGTAACACACATATTCGATATTCtgataattattgtataaattaatttggcaaataatgaaacaaataacgaattatatttacctaaatCGTTGCTTCAACGACGCTCGATGCTTTTCCAAGGCCTCGTTCTCCTCTCAGATGGTCCTTTTTATTCCCTCACAAGTTTCCTCTTCACGTTGCACTTGCACGACGACACTCGTAGACCACATATCGCACATACACGACGCTCATCTGTAACACACATATTCGATATTCtgataattattgtataaattaatttggcaaataatgaaacaaataaCGAATTATATTTACCCGAATCGTTGCTTCAACGACGCTCGATGCCTCTTCGAGTCTTTACCTCCCTCCTCCGCTCAGATTTCGCCCAACAAGTTCATCCACGAACGCTGCCAAACACGCAAGTGCTAATTACTCGAGGACAATCACTCGAAGACGATCGCGTGATTTATCACGGCACTCCTGATAGCAACGACGAGCCCTACGTCGCGATAAAGGAGCGATCAGGTTCGCGACTCGGCACCGACGCGACGCGCTTAAAATGCGTTCAAACGAATTCAACGTACTGCAACGAGCGACGTGATTGGCCGATTCCGCCAACATGGCAGAGAGCGACAAAGTGCACTATCCCGCCCGTCGGTTGCCGCTCATCGCGACGATGAATATTGCTCGCAACTGTATTTCCTGCCCGGCTCGAACggcaaataatatatttacgcTGTTCTTACGCGTGTATTACTGTACAAAGGGATACGTATGCTTGAATCGGAATTACAGACTCGTACCGCACAAGGTATATACTTCGAGCAACGttcgacaaaataattatcgctTTCCGCGACTGTTACTCCGACTGCAATGCGACCGAACAAATCAAGTGAGAAATGCGCGTTTACCAAGTCGCTCGCGTGCAAATATCGAATCTACACTACGCGGTATTGCGTGATTAATAAACGTCGGTGTAGAAAAGTCTAATCATACCCATATTTATCGGATTAAAGTCCGGTGCAATGCCGCGCGACGCGGTGATGATCCGTTCGTGTTCGGCGGGTCCGGCCACTGGTACAAGGACAGCGACGAcagcgacgacggcgacgacggcgacaacggcgacggcggcgacggcggctagttTATGTGATTTTAGCGTGGTGAGAGTCGAGTCTCACACGAAGTGCGTAGTACACATACACGTGCCATGGAGCGTCGGCCACCAAGGAGAGGAATAGAGGACAGAAAGAACGTGCTTCTCTATTGCTATCCCCTCCCGGCCACGGCAGCTAAGAGAGGGGATGAGCGGAGAGGTCACGTGATCGCGACTAGCTGCTGTTGCCGGCGAATGCCAAATCGGTCATGCCTTTCAGTGTATGTGCTAGAGACGTTCGTAATTAGGCGATGatcaaatatcaattaaaacaGGTTGATGCTGAGTGTCGTCACATCCTTACCCTTGTAAAGCCGAGTTTCAATCGgcgacgaaaagaaaataaataattatgttgtTCAAGAACATGggcaagaaataaaattctgcaaGTTATACACGTTTAGAATTAATGTATGAGTGAGCAATTCTAGTGATTGTTTACTCGATAAATAATGCCCCCAGTCACCCCAGTAGagataaatgatattttacgtacagaagaagaaagattatgatattaaataGTACGTTTTACACTTACGTCTTGAAATTAGGTTAGTAAGAATTGTAGATTCACGAACATTGCACGTTTGATATACATAAGATAAGTAATTGAgctcattaaattttatctagatttttatagaaactgAGGCAGCATACGTATTCAAATGTAATCAATGTAACGTTACTTCGGTATTCAGCTTATTTACACTGTAAGTACCATAGGAAAATTTTGTGATGGCCTTGATATCCTTTGAacaatcttaaaatatttttcgacataaaaatattaatgcataataaaataatataaaatacataataattattatgtattttttacataataaataaaattaaaataatattgtttcagAAATATCGTTTTGTTCATCATAACTATTTTATTCCATCATAGTTGTTGAATTcaagatttaaatttctaagttTGGACACAggatttaaattacaaaatgtcTGTCAAAACATATAACAAAGTTACACACTGCATCTTTGATATGGATGGTTTGCTGCTAGGTAAAGTATTAAACCAGagaaaatatatctttctAACTAATGGGTTTACAagtataatctttttttttttcttttacttcagATACTGAACAACTATATTCTGAAGCCTTTAATCGAATCGCCAATCGTTATGGCAAAGAAGTTACATGGGAGCTCAAAGCACAAACAATGGGTTTTAAAACTGTAGATGTTATTGCATTTATGATTAAAACGTTAGAATTACCAATAACAGTAGATGAATTCCAAAAAGAGGTTGTTGGAAACTATCGAGAATTATTTCCACGTGCTAATCCCATGCCAGGTAATGCTTTACATTGATATGTAAGTTACCACAATTTTCCGATTATGTtactgataaaatatatatgatttGTTTTGCACTGTATAACAGGTGTTGTTCGGTTACTGAcgcatttgaaaaaaaataacatccCGATTGCATTAGCCACTGGCTCAGATAAACTGAACTATGATTTAAAAACCACACGTTGGCATGAtctctttgaaatttttaatcacaaaGTTCTTGGTGGCTCTGATTCCGAAGTTAAGCGCTGTAAACCAAATccagatatatttttcatagcTGCCAGGCGTTTCTCTGATAATCCAGATCCTTCAAAGGTAACTATGACGGAGTGAAGTAGTTATGATAAACGAAACGATATTtcttaaacaatattattttaatttttaatttattttttacttgttgATTGAAAGTGTTATGTGATATAAAAATCCTTGGAAAATGACTATTAcagatattgtaaaatatagtaaaaattaaaaatagtaaaaagcatatttattatcaatattaaaatatttctaatttattctttattacagtacacttattttttaataataaattaagaataacggtaatttatctattttaatataactaataggatattattttgattaaacatttaaattttatatttaagaatcAAAACTGATTAAAATCTAAGAGTTAAATATCTGTAGTATTCAAgatctaatttctttttagtgTTTGGTTTTCGAGGATGCACCGAATGGCGTGCAAGCGGCAATTAAAGCTGGCATGCAGGTTGTCATGGTGCCAGATCCGAATCTTCCCAAAGAATATACGAAAGAAGCAACTCTAGTCTTAAACAATCTCGAAGAATTTCAACCTGAGATGTTTGGCCTGCCGatgtacgaaaaaaataatgagtcTTCCATTTAATTCGTATCTTATCAACATGTTTTTCCTTAAATTTCCTTATCCGTATTATCGAATAAATCTCCCATTTCACGATTCTTTCTGCCGTAAAACTCTCATTAACTTTCGATCCTACATGCAAGCATGATTGCGCGAAGACGGTGATTAAGCAAACAGCAGACAGTTCTCctcttgcatttttaattttgtccgACGTTGAATCCTAGCACGAGGATATTTCAAGATGTGCTCCTCTTTGCTGGAACGATTGAAACTTGTCTGGCCGGTTATCGGGACAATTTATATTGACCTAGTTTTACGGTGAAATTTAAGCTTGACTCGTTTGCCCGCATTTTGTAATTGATTAAAACTTGCCACGGAAATAAGACAGGATTCTTTAAAAATCCTGCTACGCATCTCAAATAGCTTTATTCGTTAAATACTGCAAGGATAAAACATTATATCATAtaacaagaaataaaacaagttaactgataaatataataaatgcgtTTATAGTATCgcagaaattattattcttgtGTATGTATAATTACCATCACAGCTTTAACTGGCCAATATTATTTTCCTCTTCATACGTTGTAGTTGAAGTATTATTATTTGGAGATTCAGTAAAATTCGGTTCAAAATCTACTTGATCGTATATTTCCGGCCCATTTACATCCGGCATGATCACTGCCATTTCTCCCATTTGGGGAATAGTATTTTCATTTTCAGGTTTTATCCAAGAGATTCCATCTTCGCCAATCTTTATGCAATCAAAATGTAAAACCAAAATCGGCCACGATATCACAATTGTCTCAAGATCAACGCAAGCGTGCAGATTTCTACCCGACATATAAACGTCGTAGAAACGCACGCAGAAAGATATGGGAGGATAGAAAGGCACACAGAACGGTGGTGGATTTTTAgctgcaaattaatttttacattatataataaatgtacaaataCACGCAAATAgacttatatttaattcaaattccattaa encodes the following:
- the LOC139103015 gene encoding pseudouridine-5'-phosphatase-like, yielding MSVKTYNKVTHCIFDMDGLLLDTEQLYSEAFNRIANRYGKEVTWELKAQTMGFKTVDVIAFMIKTLELPITVDEFQKEVVGNYRELFPRANPMPGVVRLLTHLKKNNIPIALATGSDKLNYDLKTTRWHDLFEIFNHKVLGGSDSEVKRCKPNPDIFFIAARRFSDNPDPSKCLVFEDAPNGVQAAIKAGMQVVMVPDPNLPKEYTKEATLVLNNLEEFQPEMFGLPMYEKNNESSI
- the LOC139102644 gene encoding uncharacterized protein, yielding MEHVDNPGYFQTIWAQIASVGWYIVGLGIIALYTFPHIQEKYKSWRISRNQEDVALGKKTDELPQLSQNVELARQKMQDAYDKSRELAQIREEEEKEKKRQKVLKLLENKNVGIRLGNATDDDTPSTSTKSKSLKTEYNPLMGDSSRSYRPPKRSCCKKGGCG